One window of Nicotiana tomentosiformis chromosome 11, ASM39032v3, whole genome shotgun sequence genomic DNA carries:
- the LOC138901108 gene encoding uncharacterized protein produces the protein MVLAWLLNSLSKEIAESVTYSQTTAELWNELDERYGQADGTKFFQLQRELNNIGQGSYDMAGYFNKLKKIWDQMKELNTFMTCSCECKCGAKSHNCKVNEDQKLIQFLMGEMTVAATQEEIF, from the coding sequence ATGGTGCTTGCATGGCTATTGAACTCTCTAAGCAAAGAGATAGCAGAAAGTGTTACATACTCACAAACAACAGCAGAATTGTGGAATGAGCTAGATGAAAGGTATGGACAAGCAGATGGCACAAAGTTTTTCCAGCTGCAAAGGGAACTAAACAATATCGGTCAGGGATCATATGATATGGCTGGATATTTCAATAAACTAAAGAAGATTTGGGATCAAATGAAGGAGCTCAACACTTTTATGACTTGTAGCTGTGAATGCAAATGCGGTGCAAAGTCTCACAACTGTAAGGTAAATGAAGACCAGAAGCTGATCCAATTTCTCATGGGTGAAATGACAGTTGCAGCAACACAAGAGGAAATATTTTGA